GGGGAAAATCTCAAAGATAAATTCCGGAATTTTACGATCGCCACGCTTACGAATAGGCAAACCGATTTCTAAGTTCTCTTGCACGGTTAACATCGGGAAAATTTGGCGACCTTGTGGCACATAACCGATACCTAAATGCGGACGTTGTTCAGTTGAGGCTTTGGTAATACTCTGCCCTTTAAACACAATATCACCACTTTTGATCGGGTTGAGTCCCATAATGCACTGCAACAAAGTGGTTTTGCCCACCCCATTACGGCCCATTAACACAGTGCATTTGCCTTTTTCCACTTCCACATCCAAATCCCACAGAATGTGGCTTTCACCATAAAATTGGTTCACAGCTTGAACTTGCAGCATCCTTACTCTCCCAAA
The Vibrio gangliei genome window above contains:
- the urtE gene encoding urea ABC transporter ATP-binding subunit UrtE — protein: MLQVQAVNQFYGESHILWDLDVEVEKGKCTVLMGRNGVGKTTLLQCIMGLNPIKSGDIVFKGQSITKASTEQRPHLGIGYVPQGRQIFPMLTVQENLEIGLPIRKRGDRKIPEFIFEIFPVLKEMLHRRGGDLSGGQQQQLAIGRALVVEPELLILDEPTEGIQPNIVQEIGDIIRMLNEKHGLTVLLVEQKLPFARKVGDKFCLLDRGKAVANGPMQDLNEALIKEYLTV